One part of the Solanum dulcamara chromosome 8, daSolDulc1.2, whole genome shotgun sequence genome encodes these proteins:
- the LOC129898674 gene encoding Golgi SNAP receptor complex member 1-1 has product MDPPTSWDSLRKQARKLEAQLDEQMHLYRRFVSNKSGNANDNDLESSIDQLLKQLQQVNSQMQAWVSSGGSEIFSHTLTRHQEILQDLFQEFNRIRSSYRAKKEHASLLEDFREFDRTRLDLEDGSGSHDQALLNERATLHRNTGQIDGVISQAQETIKTLMFQRSTFGGINSKLSNVSSRLPTVNHILSAIKKKKSMDTIILSLVASVCMFLILVYWMTK; this is encoded by the exons ATGGATCCTCCTACCTCTTGGGATTCCTTGCGAAAGCAG GCAAGGAAGCTTGAAGCTCAGCTGGATGAGCAGATGCATTTGTATCGTAGATTTGTTTCAAACAAAAGTGGTAATGCTAATGATAACGATCTTGAATCCAGTATAGATCAGCTGCTCAAGCAACTTCAACAAGTAAATTCACAAATGCAAGCATGGGTTTCATCGGGAGGATCTGAGATCTTCTCTCATACACTGACACGCCATCAAGAAATTCTTCAAGATCTTTTTCAG GAGTTTAATCGGATCCGTTCAAGTTACAGAGCTAAGAAAGAGCATGCTTCATTGCTTGAAGATTTTAGGGAGTTCGACCGGACCAGGTTAGATCTGGAAGATGGTAGTGGGTCTCATGACCAAGCACTCCTTAATGAACGTGCTACCCTCCATAGGAATACTGGACAG ATAGATGGTGTGATTTCTCAAGCCCAAGAAACAATAAAGACACTTATGTTTCAAAGATCAACATTTGGTGGCATTAATTCAAAACTCAGCAATGTCAGCAGTCGTCTCCCAACG GTTAACCATATTCTTTCAgcaataaagaagaaaaagtctATGGATACTATCATTCTTTCATTAGTTGCCTCTGTATGCATGTTTCTCATTTTGGTTTACTGGATGACGAAATGA